CCGCCGGCCAGGTTTCCAGTGTAAAACACTTGGCCCCAAATCGGCATCTCGCGCGTGCCGTGCGATTTGGTTACTTGGACGCCGGTAATAGTGTCATACACGTACTTGGTTGGGAATTTGCCGCCATGCGTGGCTGAAAGCTGGGTTAAGTCCGCGGGCTTGGTCTTGAGCTGATCGGCCATCGGCCCATCTCCCGTCCCATTCGTCCCGTGGCAGGGCGCGCAGTATTGCCGAAATTCCAACCGCCCCGTGGTAACCCGCCCTCCGGTCATCTGAACCGCAACATGGCCCCGTTCCTGAGCCCTTACCTGTCCTGGCACCGCGGCAAACAGCAGCGCGAACCCCACAATCGCAGATATGCCTAGACCCTTAAGTTGTCTCGCCACCATTATTCCTCTCCCCCGTATGCAGTGGGTTAAGAGACTTTAGCGGCTGTTTGTAGCAGATATATGATGCACCGTCAAAGCCAAATTAGCGAAAGTCGGCAGAATTATTTGTGGCTTCTGGCCAGACTGGTGCGGCTCGGGTTAGACTTCGAAGTGGTTGATCATGTCCGCTAATCCCCAACCCGACAAGAAAAGGAAGGCGATAGGCTTGGTGCGACAGTTGCGCGAGCAGGGGTTTGACGCCTATTTCGCCGGGGGCTGCGTACGCGATCGCCTGTTGGGAGTGGAGGCCAAGGACTACGATATCGCCACTAACGCGCGCCCCGAGGTGATCCAACGGCTGTTTCCTAATACCGTCGCGGTAGGCGCCCGTTTTGGTGTAATCGTGGTGGTTAGCGAGGGGACGCCGTTCGAAGTTGCCACCTTTCGCGCCGACGCGCCCTACCTCGATGGCCGGCGCCCTTCGGCAGTGCGTTTCGGCACGCTGGCCGAGGACGCGGCACGACGCGACTTTACCATCGGTGGGATGTATTACGATCCGCTGACGGACGAGGTCATCGATCTGGTCGGCGGCCGCGCCGATTTGCGCGCTGGGATCGTGCGCGCGATCGGCGATCCCGCCGAGCGGTTTGCCGAAGACCGGCTGCGAATGTTGCGTGCGGTGCGCTTCGCTGCTCGCCTGGGCTTCGAGATCGAGCCGCGCACCTGGGCCGCAATCGCCGCTCATGCAAGCGCGATAGGTGCGGTTTCGGCCGAGCGAATCGGCGACGAATTGGTCATGATCATGACCGAGGGCAGCGCCGCGCGTGGGATGGAGCTACTGCGCCAATGCGGCCTGATGCATGAGATCCTCCCTGAATTGGAGCCACTGGCGCAATGCGCTCAACCCGCCAATTTCCACCCCGAGGGTGACGTCTGGCGCCACACCCTGCTGGCACTCTCGATGCTGGAGCAGGGTTGCAGCGAGACCCTGGCTTTTGGCCTGCTGTTTCATGATATTGCCAAACCTCCCTGCCGAGCCGAGAGCCAGGGTAAGGTCACTTTTTATGGACATACCGAACGCGGCGCTGAGATGGCTAGCGCGATTCTGCAGCGTCTCAAGCGCTCGCGCTTTGTCCAGGAAAGAGTGGCCTATCTGGTGCGCTACCACCTGCGCCTTACCATGGCGCCTCGGATGCGCCCATCGACGCTCAAGCGCATGCTGGCCGAGGATGGGTTCGAGGAGCTGCTTGAATTGTCCTGGTACGACGCGCTGGCCTCCAATAGCTATCTGGGGTTCTACCATTTCTGCCGTCGGGCGCTGGCCGCGCGCCAACCCCAGGAACTGCGCGAGGCGCGGCTTATCAACGGTCGCGACTTGATCGAGTTGGGTTTTACTCCAGGGCCTCGCTTCAAGACAATTTTGCGCGAGGTCGAGGACTTGCAGCTCGATGGCCAATTGCGCAATCGCGAACAGGCCTTGGCTTACGTCCGTCGCCAGCACGGCGGCCCCAGCCCAAGCTGAGTCGCCGTCACCGGCCGGGAGCCAACCATGGAAGCTGTCCTGCGTGCGGTCGCGATCACCAAGCACTTTGGTCCCACCCTGGCCCTGCAAGGGGTGGACTTCGTCGCCGAACCGGGTGAGATCCACGCCCTGGTGGGCGAAAACGGCGCCGGCAAGAGCACCTTGATGAACCTGATCGCGGGCCGAATACGCCCTGATTCGGGTGAAATCACCTTGGCCGGTCAGACCCTGCGACCGGGATCGGCGAAAGCCGCCTTGGCCGCCGGAATCGCCCTGGTCCATCAAAGCCCACTGCTGTTCGAGCGCTTTACGGTGGCCGATAATCTGATTGCCGGCGCTTTATGGCGCGGCGGGCGCGCGGCCCGCGCAGCGGCAGCCGCCGCTGCGCGAATGGCCGCCGAGTTGGATTTCCAACTGCCCCTCGATAGCACCCTGATCGAAACTCTTTCAGTCGCCGCGCGGGTGCGGCTAGAGATCTTGCGCGCCCTGAGTCTCGATCCCAGGGTGCTGATCCTGGACGAGCCCACCGGCCTGTTGGGGCCGCACGAACTGGCCGGATTTCTCGACTTGCTGCGCAAGCTGCGCGGCAGCGGTCGGATCGTGATCCTGATTACTCATAAGCTGCCCGAGGCGCTGGCGGTGGCCGATCGAGTGACGGTCCTGCGCGCGGGGCAGGTGGTGATGCGTACTCGCCCGGCAGAGATCAGCGAGGCGCGCTTGGCCGCCGCGATGGTGGGCGAAATCGTGCCCGCGCAGCAGCCGTTGAATACCCCCGCGCCCACTCCTCCGCGGGAGATCTTGCGGCTGGAGGCGCTAAGCCTGGAGCTGGCCGGCCGCGCGTCCCTCAAGGGCGTCTCTGTGCGGCTCGATTCCGGTGAGATCCTCGGAGTGGCCGGAGTTGACGGCAACGGACAGCGCGAGTTTGTCGAAACCCTGGCCGGTTTGCATCGTCCTACCGCCGGCCGCATCCTGCTGAACGGCCGCCCGCTGCCGGCCGGCGGCTGCGAGGAAATCGCCGTGCTGCCGCAAAACCGCGACCTGGACGGACTCATCCTGGATTTTCCACTGTGGGAAAATCTACTCCTGGCCGCGGTGCTGCGCCGGCGCGCGCGCCGGCACGGCTTAATTGATCGCGGCTGGGTGATGGGACTGTGCCAGGCCTTGATCGAACGCTTTCAGATCCGTGCGCCCGGGCCGCGGCTGACGGCCGGCGCGCTCTCCGGCGGTCATCGCCAGCGCCTGATGGTGGCGCGCGCGGTGGCCACCGCGCCCAAGGTCCTGGTCGCTCACGATTTGACCCGCGGCCTGGATGTCGCCGCGGCCGCCGCCGTTCATCGCGTAATCGGCGATTTCGCCGCCCAAGGCGGGGCGGTCCTGCTCTTCTCCACGGACCTCGATGAGGTCCTCAATTGCTGCCATCGCGTGGCCGTACTGAGTCGCGGCGTCCTGACCGAAGTCGCCCCCCAGCAACGGCATCCCGAACGAATGGGCCTGCTGATGGCCGGAGCATCCGCCTGATTTACCGTAGTTGGATAGCTTTGCGCGGGCCGCTGGCGGCGA
This is a stretch of genomic DNA from Candidatus Binataceae bacterium. It encodes these proteins:
- a CDS encoding CCA tRNA nucleotidyltransferase, which translates into the protein MSANPQPDKKRKAIGLVRQLREQGFDAYFAGGCVRDRLLGVEAKDYDIATNARPEVIQRLFPNTVAVGARFGVIVVVSEGTPFEVATFRADAPYLDGRRPSAVRFGTLAEDAARRDFTIGGMYYDPLTDEVIDLVGGRADLRAGIVRAIGDPAERFAEDRLRMLRAVRFAARLGFEIEPRTWAAIAAHASAIGAVSAERIGDELVMIMTEGSAARGMELLRQCGLMHEILPELEPLAQCAQPANFHPEGDVWRHTLLALSMLEQGCSETLAFGLLFHDIAKPPCRAESQGKVTFYGHTERGAEMASAILQRLKRSRFVQERVAYLVRYHLRLTMAPRMRPSTLKRMLAEDGFEELLELSWYDALASNSYLGFYHFCRRALAARQPQELREARLINGRDLIELGFTPGPRFKTILREVEDLQLDGQLRNREQALAYVRRQHGGPSPS
- a CDS encoding ATP-binding cassette domain-containing protein; amino-acid sequence: MEAVLRAVAITKHFGPTLALQGVDFVAEPGEIHALVGENGAGKSTLMNLIAGRIRPDSGEITLAGQTLRPGSAKAALAAGIALVHQSPLLFERFTVADNLIAGALWRGGRAARAAAAAAARMAAELDFQLPLDSTLIETLSVAARVRLEILRALSLDPRVLILDEPTGLLGPHELAGFLDLLRKLRGSGRIVILITHKLPEALAVADRVTVLRAGQVVMRTRPAEISEARLAAAMVGEIVPAQQPLNTPAPTPPREILRLEALSLELAGRASLKGVSVRLDSGEILGVAGVDGNGQREFVETLAGLHRPTAGRILLNGRPLPAGGCEEIAVLPQNRDLDGLILDFPLWENLLLAAVLRRRARRHGLIDRGWVMGLCQALIERFQIRAPGPRLTAGALSGGHRQRLMVARAVATAPKVLVAHDLTRGLDVAAAAAVHRVIGDFAAQGGAVLLFSTDLDEVLNCCHRVAVLSRGVLTEVAPQQRHPERMGLLMAGASA